DNA from Pelobacter propionicus DSM 2379:
TCCTCGGCATCACCATCGCCATCCTCTCCTTCGGCATGCTGCGCACGGTGATCAGCGCCTGGTACGCCGGCGTGGACGCCTCGTCCGCCAGCCGCCTGGTCACCCGCAACGCCATCTCCCTGGTATTCTCCCTGCCCCTCTCCTACAAAGAGCGCATCCGCCAGGTTGACGGCGTCCAGCAGGTCTCCTACGGCAGCTGGTTCGGCGGCCTCTACATCGACGAAAAGAACTTCTTCCCCAACTTCGCCGTGGAAACCGAGCAGTACCTGAAGCTCTACCCCGAGTACGTCCTATCCCCGGAACAGCTGGCCGCCACCATCCGCGACCGCAAGGGGTGCGTGGCCGGCCGCAAGCTGGCGGAGCGCTTCCGTTGGAAGATCGGCGACAGCATCGTGCTCAAGGGAACCATCTATCCGGGTGAATGGGAGTTCGTGCTGCGGGGCATCTACCGGGGCAGGGAAAAGACCGTGGACGAGACCCAGCTGTTCTTCAACTGGGACTACCTGAACGAGACCATGAAGAAGACGGTGCCCCGCCGGGCCAATCAGGTGGGCTTCTACATGGTCGGGGTGACCTCCCCCAGCAGGGCGGCGGATGTGGCCCTGGCCATCGACCGGCTCTTCAGGAACTCCCTGGCCGAGACCCTGACCGAGACGGAGAAGGCCTTCCAGCTGGGCTTCATCTCCATGACCGAGGCGATCGTCATCGCCATCCAGCTGGTCTCCTTCGTGGTGATCGTCATCATCATGGCGGTGGTGGCCAACACCATGGCCATGACGGCGCGGGAACGCATCGCTGAGTACGCGGTGTTCAAGACCCTGGGCTTCCGCGGCTACCACATCGCCGGCCTGATCCTGGGCGAATCGCTGCTGATCACCATGACCGGCTGCATCCTGGGCATCGCCCT
Protein-coding regions in this window:
- a CDS encoding ABC transporter permease, with product MHLAKLLFRNAFRHRLRTSLTILGITIAILSFGMLRTVISAWYAGVDASSASRLVTRNAISLVFSLPLSYKERIRQVDGVQQVSYGSWFGGLYIDEKNFFPNFAVETEQYLKLYPEYVLSPEQLAATIRDRKGCVAGRKLAERFRWKIGDSIVLKGTIYPGEWEFVLRGIYRGREKTVDETQLFFNWDYLNETMKKTVPRRANQVGFYMVGVTSPSRAADVALAIDRLFRNSLAETLTETEKAFQLGFISMTEAIVIAIQLVSFVVIVIIMAVVANTMAMTARERIAEYAVFKTLGFRGYHIAGLILGESLLITMTGCILGIALTFPAASAFGSALSAYFPIFNVAPSTIWLDLLAALLVALVAAIFPAWRATTIPIADGLRRIG